The Colletes latitarsis isolate SP2378_abdomen unplaced genomic scaffold, iyColLati1 scaffold0030, whole genome shotgun sequence genome includes a region encoding these proteins:
- the LOC143350759 gene encoding uncharacterized protein LOC143350759, protein MEVNYRKERQAKFSAANAEGRLKRLDGEWMRFEKLYLEFLQLVPAHAKSIMPYFTEETFEKVQENYWASCDFFADDAAKCTATSAAQPSPTPAPTGDFISVAKLAQIPLPKVAVSYAEWHSFRDLSKSLVLDNKSLTNVKRLHYLKSSAEGHAANLIAHFSITDANFEPAWMTLADRYNNKRVIVSTLLSNFISLPVIVSESGDELSRLRDTTKESIAMLRSIGRPVDTWDDVIVFLLTAKLDRPYNLRSGET, encoded by the exons atggaggttaacTACCGGAAGGAAAGGCAGGCTAAGTTCTCCGCAGCCAACGCCGAGGGACGGCTCAAGAGACTGGACGGCGAGTGGATGCGCTTCGAGAAGCTGTACCTGGAGTTTCTGCAGTTAGTCCCCGCTCACGCTAAGTCTATCATGCCGTACTTTACCGAGGAAACCTTCGAAAAGGTGCAGGAGAACTATTGGGCATCGTGCGACTTTTTCGCCGACGATGCAGCGAAATGCACTGCGACCAGCGCCGCGCAACCGAGTCCCACTCCCGCGCCCACAGGCGACTTCATCTCCGTCGCGAAACTCGCGCAGATCCCGCTGCCCAAAGTCGCTGTGTCGTACGCCGAATGGCACAGTTTCCGCGATCTGTCCAAATCGCTCGTGTTAGACAATAAGTCCCTAACGAACGTGAAACGGttacactatttaaaatcgtccgCCGAAGGTCATGCCGCGAACCTGATCGCGCATTTCTCGATAACCGACGCGAATTTTGAACCGGCCTGGATGACGCTAGCAGACCGGTACAATAACAAGCGCGTGATAGTATCAACATTATTAAGCAATTTCATCTCGCTGCCGGTTATTGTTAGCGAGTCCGGGGACGAATTATCTCGTCTTCGCGACACGACGAAGGAGTCGATCGCCATGTTGCGCAGTATCGGTCGCCCGGTGGATACATGGGATGACGTCATCGTCTTCCTGCTTACCGCCAAGCTAGACCGCC CCTACAACCTACGCAGCGGCGAGACCTAG